One Candidatus Sulfurimonas baltica DNA segment encodes these proteins:
- a CDS encoding ComEA family DNA-binding protein: MKILAMIFLGASLLFGAVDINSANQKELSSINGIGAKKADAIIEYRTANCFKNIDELVNIKGIGLKTVEKNRANLTASECK; encoded by the coding sequence ATGAAAATTTTAGCAATGATTTTTCTTGGAGCAAGTTTATTGTTTGGAGCTGTTGATATAAACAGTGCGAATCAAAAAGAGCTTAGTAGCATTAATGGAATTGGTGCTAAAAAAGCCGATGCAATTATTGAGTATAGAACTGCTAATTGTTTTAAAAACATAGATGAGCTTGTGAATATAAAAGGTATTGGATTAAAGACGGTTGAAAAGAATAGGGCAAACTTGACTGCAAGTGAGTGT